A single genomic interval of Rhodopseudomonas palustris harbors:
- a CDS encoding DUF4365 domain-containing protein, with amino-acid sequence MQLKFISDDEIAFERAQRSIDVEFKYDVVICSAPSDRALIRPFAEWLRKAGLTVWFEDWIRQTEEPNRGEIEFSLEHSRVMVFCMTADAFGANWPDLEERTLRFRDPLNRRRRFVPILLSSTSVPPALSRIECIDVLSDGPDLAKAKLLEVCAERTTSLRHDDARFVLKNSAHLNYKYNEVRHCSFSKDGKFALVAGTQRIIHLWDLETRRCLKSLAGHSGDVVFVCWSPNEELAISASYDHTLRLWNPHTGENLSVLSGHGAPVLCVSWSQDQKKLLSGATDGGIRVWDLVNCECVGSFEVHGIQIISLEWSSNQNMALLGCSDGTVRLWDVHAGRNVRVFEGHTKSVLGVAWSVDQRTAVSCSGDRTIRLWNIETGDCLRVLEGHTQYVSCIALNAEGQLLSGSDDRTVRLWDIGGGRCVETFSGLWGVVSGLSWGSQNQSINSIDSDGRFQSWDLSSSQKVSVWSAAIDEQVKYTNAKVLLVGDTSSGKTALAHRLATGEWRPSEASTIGAWSTQWKLEHNDVDYQIEREVWLWDFGGQADQRLIHQMYMEDAALAVLVFDGQKENLFDVLGQWDRDIAKAGGKSLSKLLVAGRIDAGGLRVSRHQLGVFAEERGFSDLIETSARLGTGCDHLRDAIVRGIRWESIPWRSSPLLFKKLKDGIVNIKDEGRILIRLNELRDLLELRFFGEIGKFSQEELHAVVGLLAGPGIVWELKFGDWILLQPERINAYAQAVIQAMRNDKQELGCVLEEDILAGRLDYLASIGRVSEDDERYILLSVHQTLIERSLCFRQHTEDGPVLVFPSYFRRRKPELTSHPSIWVSYRFDGFLDDVYSTLVVRLHHTAPYKLDQLWHYAADFRTLTGKRLGIKLVRLNEGRGELQLYFESSVSLNETIIFCKYVHEHLLQKAEDISRIRHYVCPRCHSPVRDSEVAMRKLQGWNSSGMKEVAPSIICQDCEKRILLWDDMEKCFASGESQQRVHELQEQSARGLDSESKERLLVGEVISQVALAGQISREISVSDHGIDLEIEFKTDDGLATGQKVYVQLKSGDSHLSFRKKDGVEIFKIRKARHVQYWREQSSPVLLIIRKSDGQIRWMDVRDYLRRTSGNVRHIEFRGERFDVMSIRRLRQSALSGEF; translated from the coding sequence ATGCAGTTGAAATTCATTAGCGACGATGAAATTGCTTTCGAGAGAGCTCAGCGAAGTATTGATGTCGAGTTCAAGTATGACGTTGTGATTTGTAGTGCCCCAAGCGATCGCGCACTAATTCGTCCGTTTGCGGAGTGGCTCCGCAAGGCGGGACTGACTGTGTGGTTTGAGGATTGGATTCGCCAGACCGAAGAGCCAAACAGGGGTGAAATCGAATTTTCGTTAGAACACTCGCGTGTCATGGTCTTCTGTATGACCGCGGATGCCTTTGGCGCCAATTGGCCTGATCTAGAAGAAAGAACGCTGCGATTTCGAGACCCGCTAAATAGGCGTCGCAGATTTGTACCGATTCTTCTCAGCTCCACGAGCGTCCCGCCGGCCCTTTCGCGGATTGAATGCATCGACGTATTGTCGGATGGACCTGATCTAGCCAAAGCGAAACTATTGGAAGTGTGTGCGGAGAGGACTACCTCTCTAAGGCATGATGACGCAAGATTCGTTTTGAAGAATTCAGCTCACCTAAACTACAAGTACAATGAAGTTAGGCACTGCTCTTTTAGTAAGGATGGAAAGTTCGCGTTGGTCGCAGGTACGCAGCGGATAATTCATCTATGGGACCTAGAGACACGGCGCTGCCTTAAGTCGCTAGCGGGCCATAGTGGTGATGTTGTGTTTGTCTGTTGGTCTCCAAATGAAGAGTTAGCAATTTCGGCATCGTATGATCATACGTTGCGTTTGTGGAATCCTCATACGGGCGAAAATCTCTCGGTACTTAGTGGGCATGGAGCCCCCGTCTTGTGTGTCTCCTGGAGTCAAGATCAAAAAAAACTACTATCTGGGGCTACTGATGGGGGAATTCGAGTATGGGATTTGGTGAATTGTGAATGCGTCGGTTCTTTTGAAGTGCACGGAATTCAAATTATTAGTCTCGAGTGGAGCTCAAATCAAAATATGGCATTGTTGGGCTGTTCGGATGGAACGGTGCGACTTTGGGATGTGCACGCTGGAAGAAACGTTCGTGTATTTGAAGGTCACACTAAGTCGGTACTTGGTGTCGCATGGAGCGTTGATCAAAGGACCGCGGTATCTTGCTCGGGAGATAGAACGATCCGTCTATGGAATATTGAGACGGGTGACTGTCTAAGGGTTCTCGAAGGGCATACGCAATACGTTTCTTGCATCGCGTTAAATGCTGAAGGGCAGCTGCTGTCTGGGTCCGACGACAGGACTGTGCGTCTCTGGGATATCGGCGGAGGGCGATGTGTCGAAACCTTTTCAGGACTCTGGGGTGTAGTAAGTGGACTGAGCTGGGGTTCGCAAAATCAAAGCATCAATTCAATTGATTCTGACGGAAGATTCCAGAGTTGGGATCTTTCAAGTTCGCAGAAAGTGTCGGTCTGGAGTGCCGCGATAGATGAGCAAGTCAAATACACAAATGCGAAAGTGCTTTTGGTTGGAGATACGAGTTCAGGTAAGACGGCGCTCGCCCATAGGCTCGCAACAGGGGAGTGGAGGCCGAGCGAAGCGTCAACAATTGGAGCTTGGTCAACGCAATGGAAGCTCGAGCACAACGATGTAGATTATCAAATCGAGAGAGAAGTATGGTTGTGGGACTTTGGTGGGCAGGCCGACCAACGTTTGATTCATCAAATGTACATGGAGGATGCGGCGCTTGCCGTGCTTGTATTTGATGGCCAGAAAGAGAATCTCTTCGATGTCTTGGGGCAGTGGGATCGTGACATAGCAAAGGCGGGCGGAAAGAGTCTTTCAAAATTGCTAGTAGCTGGGCGCATCGATGCCGGTGGTTTGCGCGTTAGTCGACACCAACTGGGGGTGTTCGCAGAGGAGCGCGGATTTAGTGATCTGATAGAAACAAGTGCGAGACTGGGAACGGGCTGTGATCATCTCCGTGATGCGATCGTTCGTGGAATTAGGTGGGAAAGCATTCCCTGGCGTTCGTCGCCACTTCTATTCAAGAAACTCAAAGATGGAATTGTGAACATCAAGGATGAGGGGCGGATTCTAATTCGGCTCAATGAGCTCAGGGATTTACTTGAGCTTAGATTCTTTGGTGAGATAGGGAAGTTTTCGCAGGAAGAGCTGCATGCAGTGGTTGGTCTGTTGGCCGGGCCGGGCATAGTGTGGGAATTGAAGTTTGGAGATTGGATATTGCTCCAGCCTGAGAGGATCAATGCTTATGCTCAGGCGGTCATTCAGGCGATGCGCAATGATAAGCAGGAGCTTGGTTGTGTGTTGGAGGAGGATATTCTTGCAGGGCGGCTCGACTATTTGGCTTCAATCGGGAGGGTTAGTGAGGATGATGAGCGCTATATACTTCTGTCTGTGCATCAGACTCTGATTGAGCGCAGTTTGTGCTTCCGTCAACATACCGAAGACGGGCCTGTCTTGGTGTTTCCCAGTTATTTTAGAAGGCGTAAGCCGGAGCTAACTAGTCATCCTTCGATCTGGGTTAGCTATCGATTTGACGGATTTCTTGATGATGTATACTCCACTCTTGTCGTACGATTGCATCATACCGCGCCATATAAATTGGATCAGCTCTGGCATTATGCTGCTGATTTTAGGACGCTGACTGGCAAGCGGCTTGGAATTAAGCTTGTTCGTCTTAATGAGGGTCGTGGAGAGTTGCAATTGTATTTTGAGAGCTCCGTTTCGCTCAACGAGACTATTATATTTTGTAAGTATGTACATGAGCATCTGCTGCAAAAAGCAGAAGATATATCGCGAATTCGCCACTACGTCTGTCCTCGTTGCCACTCTCCAGTTCGCGATTCCGAGGTTGCGATGAGAAAGCTTCAGGGGTGGAATTCGAGCGGAATGAAAGAGGTGGCGCCATCTATCATTTGTCAAGATTGCGAGAAACGGATTCTTCTTTGGGACGATATGGAGAAGTGCTTTGCAAGTGGGGAGAGCCAACAACGAGTTCATGAGCTTCAGGAGCAGTCGGCGAGGGGGCTCGATAGCGAGAGCAAGGAGCGTTTGCTCGTGGGCGAAGTAATTTCGCAAGTTGCGCTAGCTGGGCAGATCAGTAGAGAAATAAGTGTGTCTGATCATGGTATTGATTTAGAGATTGAATTTAAGACAGACGATGGTCTAGCGACAGGTCAAAAGGTGTATGTTCAACTTAAATCGGGTGATTCTCATCTTTCATTCAGAAAAAAGGATGGAGTTGAGATTTTCAAGATTCGAAAGGCTAGGCACGTTCAATACTGGCGAGAACAGTCGTCGCCTGTGTTGCTGATTATTCGGAAGTCTGACGGGCAAATTCGATGGATGGATGTTCGAGATTATCTCAGGAGAACGTCAGGGAACGTTCGGCACATAGAGTTTAGAGGTGAGCGTTTTGACGTGATGAGCATCCGGCGTTTACGTCAATCCGCGCTGAGCGGAGAGTTTTAG
- a CDS encoding IS3-like element ISRpa2 family transposase (programmed frameshift), which yields MKRSRFSEEQIIGILKEHEAGVSVADLCRKHGVSDASIYKWKAKFGGMDVSEAKRLKSLEDENTRLKRLLADAMLDNAALKDLPGKEVVTPAAKRKAVAHLQTAFEMSERRACKAIGCCRMTVRYQTSRSDDAGLRQRMRAIAHERRRFGYRRLHVLLKREGYLVNHKKLFRLYREEKLTVRRRGGRKRALGTRAPMIVPVLPNDRWSLDFVSDQMTDGRRFRILTVVDDCTRECLALVVDTSLSGARVARELDRLVAERGKPKMVVSDNGSEFTSNAILTWADQSRIAWHYIAPGKPMQNAFIESFNGRLRDELLNETLFTSLAQARVALRCWRADYNDARPHSQLGWRTPSEFAATCNPRRDLALRYIESSTPAPATAHMGPSNHPNELRPG from the exons ATGAAGCGCAGCCGCTTTTCGGAAGAGCAGATCATCGGGATTTTGAAGGAGCACGAGGCTGGCGTTTCGGTCGCCGATCTGTGCCGCAAGCACGGCGTCAGCGACGCCAGCATCTATAAGTGGAAGGCGAAGTTTGGCGGGATGGACGTCTCGGAGGCCAAGCGATTGAAGTCGCTGGAGGACGAGAACACCCGGCTGAAGCGGTTGCTGGCCGACGCCATGCTGGACAATGCAGCCCTGAAGGATCTTC CTGGGAAAGAAGTGGTGACGCCCGCGGCCAAGCGGAAAGCTGTCGCGCATCTGCAAACTGCATTCGAGATGAGCGAACGGCGGGCGTGTAAAGCCATCGGCTGCTGCCGCATGACAGTCAGATATCAGACGAGCCGGAGCGATGATGCCGGGCTGCGCCAACGTATGAGGGCGATCGCCCATGAGCGCCGGCGCTTTGGCTATCGGCGCCTCCACGTCCTGCTCAAGCGTGAGGGCTACCTGGTCAATCACAAGAAGCTGTTCCGGCTGTACCGTGAGGAGAAGCTCACAGTGCGCCGCCGGGGTGGCCGCAAACGGGCCCTCGGCACACGAGCTCCCATGATAGTGCCGGTGCTCCCGAATGATCGCTGGTCGCTCGACTTCGTGTCGGATCAGATGACCGATGGTCGACGCTTCCGCATTCTGACTGTGGTCGACGACTGCACCCGCGAGTGCCTGGCGCTGGTGGTCGACACCTCGCTCTCGGGCGCCCGGGTCGCACGAGAACTGGACCGGCTGGTTGCCGAGCGCGGCAAGCCCAAGATGGTGGTGAGCGACAATGGCAGCGAGTTCACCAGCAATGCCATCCTGACATGGGCCGATCAGAGCCGTATCGCCTGGCACTACATTGCGCCGGGAAAACCCATGCAAAACGCCTTCATCGAGAGCTTCAACGGCCGCCTGCGGGATGAACTGCTGAACGAAACGCTGTTCACCTCGCTGGCCCAGGCCCGCGTAGCGCTCCGGTGCTGGCGGGCCGACTACAATGATGCACGACCGCACTCACAGCTCGGGTGGCGGACGCCATCCGAGTTCGCCGCCACCTGCAATCCGCGTCGGGATCTGGCGCTGCGCTATATCGAAAGCTCCACGCCAGCTCCCGCCACCGCCCACATGGGCCCATCTAACCACCCGAACGAACTCAGACCTGGATAA
- the ctrA gene encoding response regulator transcription factor CtrA: MRVLLIEDDSATAQSIELMLKSESFNVYTTDLGEEGVDLGKLYDYDIILLDLNLPDMSGYDVLKQLRVSKIKTPILILSGLAGIEDKVKGLGVGADDYMTKPFHKDELVARIHAIVRRSKGHAQSVIQTGDLVVNLDTKTVEVGGQRVHLTGKEYQMLELLSLRKGTTLTKEMFLNHLYGGMDEPELKIIDVFICKLRKKLANASDGRNFIETVWGRGYVLREPSEDDVRIPA; this comes from the coding sequence ATGCGCGTATTGCTGATTGAAGATGACAGCGCCACTGCGCAGTCGATCGAATTGATGCTCAAATCCGAGAGTTTCAATGTCTACACGACGGATCTCGGAGAAGAAGGCGTCGACCTCGGCAAGCTGTACGACTACGACATCATCCTGCTTGATCTGAACCTGCCGGACATGTCCGGCTATGACGTTCTCAAGCAGCTGCGCGTCTCCAAGATCAAAACCCCGATCCTGATCCTGTCCGGCCTCGCCGGCATCGAGGACAAGGTGAAGGGCCTGGGCGTCGGTGCCGACGACTACATGACCAAGCCGTTCCACAAGGACGAGCTGGTCGCGCGCATCCACGCGATCGTCCGCCGCTCCAAGGGCCACGCTCAGTCGGTGATCCAGACCGGCGATCTCGTCGTCAATCTCGACACCAAGACCGTCGAAGTCGGCGGCCAGCGCGTGCATCTGACCGGCAAGGAATATCAGATGCTGGAACTGCTCTCCCTGCGGAAGGGCACCACGCTGACGAAGGAAATGTTCCTCAACCACCTCTACGGTGGCATGGACGAGCCGGAACTGAAGATCATCGACGTCTTCATCTGCAAGCTGCGCAAGAAGCTCGCCAACGCCTCCGACGGCCGCAACTTCATCGAGACGGTGTGGGGCCGCGGTTACGTGCTCCGCGAGCCGTCCGAGGACGACGTCCGCATCCCGGCCTGA
- the fliI gene encoding flagellar protein export ATPase FliI, which translates to MKALAEQIGDIDSVNTYGRVVGVRGLMVEIAGPIHAMSVGARIVVETGANREIPCEVIGFTGNNAIVMPFAGLEGVRRGCRAIIANSAAQVRPSPHWLGRVVNALGEPIDGKGPLVQGPSPMQFRNQPPPAHSRKRVGMPLDLGVRALNTFLTCCRGQRMGIFAGSGVGKSVLLSMLARNVDAAVSVIGLIGERGREVQEFLQDDLGEEGLARSVVVVATSDEPALMRRQAAYLTLAIAEYFRDNDKDVLCLMDSVTRFAMAQREIGLSAGEPPTAKGYTPTVFTELPKLLERAGPGLGEGTITGIFTVLVDGDDHNEPVADAVRGILDGHIVMQRSIAERGRYPAINVLKSVSRTMPKSADPVYLPMIKRARQIMATYADMEELIRLGAYRPGSSAEVDEAVRLHEPLEDFLRQGKDEATSLQSGYVQLEQILSNSETER; encoded by the coding sequence ATGAAGGCCCTGGCGGAACAGATCGGCGATATCGATAGCGTCAATACCTATGGCCGTGTCGTCGGCGTCCGCGGACTGATGGTCGAAATCGCCGGGCCGATTCACGCGATGAGCGTTGGCGCACGCATCGTTGTCGAGACCGGCGCCAACCGTGAGATCCCTTGCGAAGTAATCGGCTTCACCGGCAACAACGCCATCGTCATGCCGTTTGCCGGGCTCGAAGGCGTGCGCCGCGGCTGCCGTGCGATCATCGCCAACTCTGCTGCCCAGGTGCGACCGTCTCCCCACTGGCTCGGCCGCGTCGTTAACGCTTTGGGCGAACCGATCGACGGTAAGGGGCCTCTGGTACAAGGCCCGTCGCCGATGCAGTTCCGCAATCAGCCGCCGCCGGCGCATTCGCGCAAGCGCGTCGGCATGCCGCTCGATCTCGGCGTACGTGCACTGAATACGTTTCTCACCTGCTGTCGCGGGCAGCGCATGGGTATCTTCGCCGGTTCCGGCGTTGGTAAGTCGGTGCTGCTGTCGATGCTCGCCCGCAACGTCGATGCCGCGGTATCGGTGATCGGGCTGATCGGCGAACGCGGCCGTGAGGTGCAGGAGTTCCTGCAGGACGACCTCGGCGAAGAAGGTCTCGCGCGCTCGGTTGTGGTGGTCGCGACGTCGGATGAGCCGGCGCTGATGCGGCGGCAGGCGGCGTATCTGACGCTGGCGATCGCCGAATACTTCCGCGACAACGACAAGGACGTGCTGTGCCTGATGGACTCGGTGACACGCTTTGCGATGGCGCAGCGTGAGATCGGACTGTCGGCCGGCGAGCCGCCGACCGCCAAGGGCTACACGCCGACGGTGTTCACCGAACTGCCGAAACTGCTCGAACGTGCCGGTCCGGGGCTGGGCGAGGGCACCATCACCGGCATCTTCACCGTGCTGGTCGACGGTGACGATCACAACGAGCCGGTCGCCGACGCGGTGCGCGGCATTCTCGATGGCCATATTGTGATGCAGCGCTCGATCGCCGAGCGCGGCCGCTATCCGGCCATCAATGTGCTGAAGTCGGTGTCGCGAACGATGCCGAAATCAGCCGATCCCGTTTATCTGCCGATGATCAAGCGGGCGCGGCAGATCATGGCGACCTACGCCGACATGGAAGAGCTGATCCGGCTCGGCGCCTATCGTCCCGGCTCCAGCGCCGAAGTCGACGAAGCGGTGCGGCTGCACGAGCCGCTTGAGGATTTCCTCCGCCAAGGCAAGGACGAGGCGACCAGCTTGCAGTCGGGATATGTCCAATTGGAGCAGATCCTGAGTAATTCGGAAACGGAACGCTAA
- the fliJ gene encoding flagellar export protein FliJ yields the protein MKSRETLIRLKKFQVDERRRRVAQIEAMIADFERMSSDLEREIVTEQERAGITDPSHFAYPTYAKAAIQRRENLTRSADELRVQLEEARGQLSEAFDEMKKVELLDERDQARERAEESAREQADLDSIGLMRARLGGAGAVA from the coding sequence ATGAAGTCACGCGAAACGCTGATCCGTCTGAAGAAATTTCAGGTCGACGAGCGGCGCAGACGGGTTGCCCAGATCGAAGCGATGATCGCGGATTTCGAGCGGATGTCGTCCGATCTGGAGCGCGAAATCGTCACCGAGCAGGAACGCGCGGGGATCACTGACCCCAGCCACTTCGCCTATCCGACCTATGCCAAAGCGGCGATTCAGCGCCGCGAGAACCTGACCCGCTCTGCCGACGAGCTGCGGGTGCAGCTCGAAGAAGCGCGTGGCCAGCTGTCCGAAGCGTTCGACGAGATGAAGAAAGTCGAATTGCTCGACGAGCGCGACCAGGCGCGCGAACGCGCCGAGGAAAGTGCCCGCGAACAGGCCGACCTCGACAGCATCGGGTTGATGCGTGCACGGCTCGGTGGGGCTGGCGCCGTCGCCTGA